The genomic DNA AATCGGGTATGACGGAGATGCGGACAGAATCGGGGCTGTTGATGAGCAGGGCCATGTGTTGTGGGGGGACCGCCTGTTGGTTCTCTACTCACGGGACATCTTGGCGGTGAAACCCGGCAGCACCATCATCTCGGAAGTGAAAGCGTCGCAGAGTCTCTACGACGACATTGCGAAGCGTGGCGGGCGCGCCATCATGTGGAAGACCGGTCATTCGCTGATGAAGGCGAAAATGAAGGAAGAGGCGGCGGTATTGGCCGGTGAAATGTCCGGGCACATGTTTTTTGCGGATCGGTATTTCGGGTATGATGATGCAATCTATGCCTCGTGTCGGCTCGTAGAAATTTTATCGAAAACCAGACAGCCCCTTTCGGCGTTAGTGTCGGACCTTCCTCGCTCAGTCGTCACACCGGAGATACGAGTGGATCTTCCTGATACCGTCAAGTTCGATGTCGTTGAGCGGATTCGCAAAAGATTCACTGAGTCCTTGATGACTAAACAGGGTCTCGGGCCGAGGAAGCTGGCGCTCCAAAACCTGATCACGATCGACGGCGTCCGTGCGATATTCGATGAAGGGTGGGGGCTTATCAGGGCTTCCAACACCCAACCGGCCTTAGTATTGAGGTTTGAGGCGACATCTTCCGCACAACTCAAGGTCATTCAAGCGCTCATCGAGGATGAACTCGCAATGGCGAAACAGGCGCTCGGGTGCTGATATCTGCCCTCTCCGGCCTCTTCTGACCTACCCTGTTGCCCACATGTGCCGGTACGCCGCTATGATCACTGTGGTTGCTCTGGCACCATACTCAGCCGGCTCCATAGATGCTGAATTTCTCGGCGAAGCGAAGCGTCCGTTTCAGGTTGGAGAACGGTTGACGTACGAGGTCTCCTGGCTCAACCTGCCGGCAGTCATCGCGGTGATGGAGGTGGCCCGAGTGGATGGGCCAAAGAACCAGGCCGCCGCGAAGCTGGTGGGGACCGCGCAATCGACTCCCATTATCACCAGGTTTTTTCCTGTCGACAATCGTGTGGAATCGGAACTGGATTTGGATACCCTGACTCCGGAACATATGACGTTCCGTCGGCGCGAAGGCAAAAAGAAAGAAGATATCGAGTATGTTTTTCACCAAAAAGAGGGCCTGGTCACGGCCGTCAGAGGCGGAACGACGGAGTCGCTTTCTATCCCGGCCGGGACACAGGATATCATTTCATGTTTGTACTATACGCGTGCGGTGTTGCCCCCGAATCCGGGTGCCTCGCTGAAGATGAATGTGTATCATGACAAGAAAAATCGTCCAGTCGAGGTTCGTGTCGAGGCTATCGAAACCATTGAAGGGGCATGGGGAAAGGCGGAGACTGTCCGAGTGCTGGTGATTATGCCGTTCCATGGGTTGTTTATGAATCAAGGCAACATCCGTGTGTGGGTCACGAATGATGAACGGAAGACCCCTGTTCGGATGAAAGCGCAGGTCGTGCTCGGATCGATCGTCGCAGATCTGGTCGACGGCTTGTGGGAATCGGTCCCGCCGAGCAAAAGTCATGAACATTGATTATTGTTCGCACGGATCAAACCCGTTATACTGGGCGTCAGTATGCGAGAATTTCCGCTTACCTTAAGCCGATTTATCATTCAGAATCAGACCTCGCATCAAAATGCGACGGAAGAATTCTCCAGTTTATTGACCCAGATCGGCCTGGTCGGCAAGCTCATTTCGCAAGATCTTCGGCGTGCCGGACTGATCAACATTCTCGGTACCACCGGCGACACGAATGTGCAGGGAG from Nitrospira sp. includes the following:
- a CDS encoding phosphomannomutase/phosphoglucomutase: MALFREYDLRGIVGNELTEDLAERLGRAYATHVNGHGVKAISVGRDGRLSSPALHKALLKGLLAGGLDVIDIGICPSPLVYFSLFSLPVGGGIMITGSHNAAEYNGFKICVGKTAIHGEEIQELRRVMEKGAFVSGRGRLSEHPIIPDYLAYIQQHFSHVQANRLHVVIDSGNGAASLVAKQTLELLGCKVTGLYCDLDGRFPNHHPDPTVLENLSDLMHAVKEHGADVGIGYDGDADRIGAVDEQGHVLWGDRLLVLYSRDILAVKPGSTIISEVKASQSLYDDIAKRGGRAIMWKTGHSLMKAKMKEEAAVLAGEMSGHMFFADRYFGYDDAIYASCRLVEILSKTRQPLSALVSDLPRSVVTPEIRVDLPDTVKFDVVERIRKRFTESLMTKQGLGPRKLALQNLITIDGVRAIFDEGWGLIRASNTQPALVLRFEATSSAQLKVIQALIEDELAMAKQALGC